One Geitlerinema sp. PCC 9228 DNA segment encodes these proteins:
- a CDS encoding ABC transporter permease → MSFLKETRSRGSNVKSRLFSLNPQWRFKLDLLKTLVRRDLEAKYKGSVLGNFWPLLNQLAQLLIYTYVFSVVLNLKLNLEDLPQTNVGFGLWLFAGLLPWTTFVTGFIQSTSAVVNQPNLVKKVVFPLSLLPIIPIFSTFIESLMGLLVLLLLIAIATQQLPHTIWLLPLVAIPHFLFTAGLGYLSAGLTVFLRDIPQTLNVLMSLWFYLTPIVYPVSLIPEQWQQWVLLLNPMAAFSQVYRDLTLVGQVRHLLPWSVAAAVSVVVAYLGFSCYRRLRGAFADVL, encoded by the coding sequence ATGAGCTTTCTGAAAGAAACGCGATCGCGAGGAAGCAACGTCAAATCCCGGCTGTTTTCCTTGAATCCGCAATGGCGCTTTAAGTTGGATTTGTTAAAAACCTTAGTACGTCGGGATTTGGAAGCCAAATACAAAGGATCGGTTTTAGGCAACTTCTGGCCGCTACTCAACCAACTGGCCCAACTTTTAATTTACACCTACGTATTTTCGGTAGTTCTCAACCTAAAACTCAATCTAGAAGACCTCCCCCAAACCAACGTGGGATTTGGGTTGTGGCTGTTTGCCGGTTTGTTGCCTTGGACCACCTTTGTCACCGGTTTCATACAGTCCACCAGTGCAGTGGTCAACCAACCCAATCTGGTCAAAAAAGTCGTCTTTCCCCTCTCCCTGCTGCCCATCATACCGATTTTCTCTACATTTATTGAAAGCTTAATGGGATTGTTGGTGCTGCTGCTTTTAATCGCGATCGCGACCCAACAACTCCCCCACACCATTTGGTTGTTACCCCTAGTCGCCATTCCCCACTTTCTCTTCACCGCAGGCTTGGGATATCTATCCGCCGGGTTAACCGTCTTTTTGCGGGACATTCCCCAAACCCTCAACGTCCTCATGAGCCTGTGGTTTTACCTCACCCCCATCGTCTATCCGGTCAGCCTCATTCCCGAACAGTGGCAGCAGTGGGTATTGCTGTTAAACCCCATGGCCGCCTTTTCCCAAGTCTATCGCGACCTCACCCTAGTGGGACAGGTGCGGCACCTGTTGCCTTGGTCGGTAGCTGCCGCCGTCTCCGTGGTCGTTGCCTATCTCGGGTTTAGCTGCTACCGTCGCCTGCGGGGTGCCTTTGCCGATGTCTTATAA
- the accD gene encoding acetyl-CoA carboxylase, carboxyltransferase subunit beta, with protein MSIFDWFANRRKSAPISQQRQEREIADGLWTKCPACGVLTYTKDLRNNLQVCAECNHHMLVPSHERIQQLIDANSWVPLDEHLKPTDPLYFRDRKTYSDRLNEYQEKTQLADAVQTGWGRLENIPVALGVMEFRFLGGSMGSVVGERLTRLVERATQEGLPLIIVCASGGARMQEGMLSLMQMAKISGALQQHRQAGCLYIPILTHPTTGGVTASFAMLGDIILAEPKATIGFAGRRVIEQTIRQKLPDNFQTAEDLLEHGFVDSIVPRTQLKKTLAQLLSLHQPQPSKNYLVPLPEKVELESLQQEHT; from the coding sequence ATGTCTATATTTGATTGGTTTGCAAATCGTAGGAAGTCGGCTCCCATCAGCCAGCAGCGGCAAGAACGCGAAATTGCAGATGGTTTGTGGACGAAATGTCCTGCCTGTGGGGTCTTAACCTATACCAAAGACCTGCGGAACAATCTACAGGTATGTGCGGAATGCAACCATCACATGCTGGTTCCCAGCCACGAACGCATTCAGCAATTGATCGATGCCAATAGCTGGGTTCCCCTGGACGAACATCTCAAACCCACCGATCCGCTCTACTTTCGCGATCGCAAAACCTACAGCGATCGCCTCAACGAATACCAAGAAAAAACCCAACTCGCTGATGCCGTACAGACGGGATGGGGACGTTTGGAGAACATTCCCGTGGCCTTGGGAGTTATGGAATTTCGCTTTCTCGGCGGTAGCATGGGGTCGGTGGTTGGTGAAAGACTCACCCGCTTGGTGGAACGCGCCACCCAAGAAGGACTCCCCCTCATCATTGTCTGTGCCTCTGGTGGTGCCAGAATGCAAGAAGGCATGCTGAGTTTGATGCAAATGGCCAAAATTTCTGGCGCTTTGCAGCAGCATCGCCAAGCCGGTTGTTTGTACATTCCCATCCTTACCCACCCCACCACGGGCGGCGTGACCGCTAGCTTTGCCATGCTGGGGGATATTATCCTCGCCGAACCCAAAGCCACCATTGGGTTTGCCGGACGTCGGGTGATCGAACAAACCATTCGCCAGAAACTCCCCGATAATTTCCAAACCGCCGAAGATCTCCTGGAACACGGATTTGTGGATTCCATTGTTCCCCGTACCCAGTTGAAGAAAACCCTGGCGCAATTGCTTAGCCTGCATCAACCCCAGCCAAGCAAGAATTATCTGGTTCCTCTACCGGAAAAAGTGGAGTTGGAAAGTTTGCAACAAGAACACACCTAA
- the psbV gene encoding photosystem II cytochrome c-550, which translates to MKRYIALAVATVFFAFHVLVGSAIAIDLDPEVRTVKLNPEGENITLTNKQAERGKRLFNDVCAQCHNGGETKTNPNVNLSQSSLERANPARDNLEALVDYMKNPTTYDGFEEIPELHPNTQRSDLYPEMRNLTESELRDIAGHILIQQQVLGPRWGGGKVYF; encoded by the coding sequence ATGAAAAGATACATCGCTCTGGCGGTAGCCACTGTATTTTTCGCCTTCCACGTTCTGGTAGGCAGCGCCATAGCCATTGACCTAGATCCCGAGGTACGTACGGTCAAACTCAACCCAGAAGGGGAGAATATTACGCTGACCAACAAACAAGCAGAACGAGGGAAACGTTTGTTTAACGACGTTTGCGCTCAGTGCCACAACGGCGGGGAAACCAAAACCAATCCCAATGTGAATTTAAGCCAGAGCAGTTTGGAAAGAGCCAACCCTGCTCGCGACAATTTGGAAGCTTTGGTGGACTACATGAAAAACCCCACCACCTACGATGGTTTTGAAGAAATTCCCGAACTGCATCCCAACACCCAGCGTAGCGATTTGTATCCCGAAATGCGCAATCTGACGGAGTCGGAACTGCGCGATATTGCCGGTCATATCCTCATCCAACAGCAGGTTCTCGGTCCCCGGTGGGGTGGCGGGAAGGTTTACTTCTAA
- the psbV2 gene encoding photosystem II cytochrome PsbV2 has translation MFFQKISVPTGWSSAIAVKLSIFVGTAVAFFLTALPAQAASIDAYVKQYLRATAPVEIPYNAQGETREFSPQALSDGKKLFEENCLNCHVGGSTLPNPRVSLSLEDLQGASPPRDNIDNLVVYMRQPMTYDGQYASDWCRKVPDTWMSRQQVENLAAFILRAAEKAPGWGVDTFGDSPF, from the coding sequence ATGTTTTTCCAAAAAATATCCGTTCCCACAGGCTGGTCAAGCGCGATCGCTGTCAAACTATCGATTTTCGTCGGTACAGCGGTTGCATTTTTTTTAACGGCTTTGCCAGCACAAGCCGCTTCTATAGACGCCTACGTTAAGCAATATTTGCGGGCTACCGCACCAGTGGAAATTCCCTACAATGCCCAGGGAGAAACTAGAGAATTTTCGCCCCAGGCGTTGTCTGACGGGAAAAAACTATTTGAAGAAAATTGTTTGAACTGCCACGTTGGTGGATCCACTCTCCCCAATCCCCGAGTTTCCCTTTCCTTAGAAGACTTACAAGGGGCTTCGCCACCGCGGGATAATATCGACAATTTGGTTGTTTACATGCGCCAACCTATGACCTATGACGGTCAGTATGCCAGCGACTGGTGCCGTAAAGTCCCCGATACTTGGATGTCGCGCCAGCAAGTAGAGAACCTGGCTGCTTTTATCCTACGAGCGGCCGAAAAAGCGCCGGGGTGGGGTGTTGATACCTTTGGAGATAGCCCTTTTTGA
- a CDS encoding Hpt domain-containing protein codes for MPESWQSTNGGNQPQTSDSGNQEPPINWERLHQLANNDSEFETELLQIFLEDARTHLNGAGEAFQQQEFVKLKDEAHQLKGASANVGAVPIQNTAAELEKKARAQDPEGMKELFQKLENLLAQMQQLIEDSA; via the coding sequence ATGCCAGAGTCGTGGCAATCTACCAACGGCGGTAACCAACCACAAACATCTGACAGCGGTAACCAGGAACCCCCCATTAATTGGGAACGCCTGCACCAACTCGCCAACAACGACTCCGAATTTGAAACGGAACTGCTGCAAATTTTCCTTGAAGACGCCCGCACTCACCTAAACGGTGCTGGCGAAGCTTTTCAGCAGCAAGAGTTTGTGAAGCTCAAAGATGAGGCCCATCAATTAAAAGGTGCCAGTGCCAATGTGGGTGCAGTTCCCATCCAGAATACCGCTGCCGAACTGGAAAAAAAAGCACGCGCGCAAGACCCCGAAGGCATGAAGGAACTATTCCAGAAGCTAGAGAATTTGTTAGCGCAAATGCAGCAATTAATCGAGGATTCTGCTTAA
- a CDS encoding anhydro-N-acetylmuramic acid kinase → MTRAIGAISGTSMDGIDVVLADICTEPTQVRLTLLAAQTWEYPASLRSQLWQVAQGEPISLPDLAALDDRVAEIFAQAATEIQTGFAPAAIIGSHGQTVYHQPPKSENGDSRLGYSIQLGRGATIAQKTGIPTASNFRAADIHAGGHGAPLVPRVDAYLLADERQSRCIQNIGGIGNVTYLPPRGTLSVRRHPKTLEGEFPVSAAQQDWERQIVGWDTGPGNSLLDMAAAELSGGEQTFDRNGEWAAAGTPCQDLVDRWLQHPFFQQPPPKSTGRELFGRSFWQTGLADARDRGLSDADILATLTELTAASIAHSYETFLPQMPDLVLLCGGGSHNGYLQQRLYERLQPANPTGTPIEVRRTDELGVSADFKEAIAFAVLACWHQQGIPGNLPSVTGARDYVLLGDLHGFPKSMP, encoded by the coding sequence ATGACCAGAGCAATTGGTGCAATCAGCGGCACTTCCATGGACGGAATCGATGTGGTGCTGGCGGATATATGCACCGAACCTACTCAGGTACGCTTGACGTTGCTGGCAGCCCAAACTTGGGAATATCCTGCCTCTTTGCGATCGCAACTTTGGCAGGTAGCTCAGGGAGAACCCATTTCCCTACCAGACCTAGCTGCTTTGGACGATCGCGTTGCGGAAATCTTCGCACAGGCCGCCACCGAAATTCAAACGGGTTTTGCCCCCGCTGCCATTATCGGTTCCCACGGGCAAACTGTATATCACCAACCCCCCAAATCAGAAAACGGGGATAGCCGCTTGGGATACAGCATCCAATTGGGGCGGGGGGCCACCATTGCCCAAAAAACCGGTATTCCCACTGCCAGCAATTTTCGTGCTGCCGATATTCACGCCGGCGGTCACGGTGCGCCTTTGGTTCCCCGGGTAGATGCCTACCTGCTGGCAGACGAACGGCAAAGTCGCTGCATTCAAAATATTGGTGGGATTGGCAACGTTACCTACCTGCCACCTCGGGGAACGCTATCGGTGCGGCGGCATCCCAAAACCTTGGAGGGAGAATTTCCCGTTTCCGCCGCCCAACAAGATTGGGAACGCCAAATTGTGGGTTGGGATACCGGACCGGGCAATAGTTTGTTGGATATGGCAGCAGCGGAGCTTTCCGGGGGCGAGCAAACCTTCGACCGCAACGGCGAATGGGCAGCTGCTGGTACCCCTTGCCAGGATTTGGTTGACCGATGGCTGCAGCATCCCTTTTTCCAGCAACCACCGCCGAAATCGACGGGCAGGGAATTATTTGGGCGTTCGTTTTGGCAGACTGGTTTGGCAGATGCACGCGATCGCGGTTTGTCGGATGCCGATATTTTGGCAACGCTTACCGAACTCACGGCAGCCTCCATTGCCCACAGCTATGAAACCTTCTTACCCCAAATGCCGGATTTGGTTTTGCTGTGTGGGGGCGGCAGCCACAACGGCTATCTCCAACAGCGACTGTACGAACGCTTGCAGCCAGCCAATCCTACTGGCACACCCATTGAAGTTCGGAGAACAGACGAGTTGGGGGTCAGTGCCGATTTTAAAGAAGCGATCGCCTTTGCGGTCTTAGCCTGCTGGCACCAGCAAGGAATTCCCGGCAATCTGCCCTCAGTTACTGGTGCCCGAGACTATGTCTTGCTTGGCGATCTACATGGTTTTCCCAAATCCATGCCGTAA
- a CDS encoding universal stress protein — protein sequence MFQSCLICTDFEDGLHRLTKFVPSLAACGFNRIVFMHSVPLRTKTMIPKPDEKRMDEARERLQVDRENIPEGVEVRSEVVSGEPVDCILKVAADHGSQLLMVGASNRSMLAESLFGSTTVELSDRVEIPILTVPEALVSALTDEELDLRCRHLYRHLLLPYNDSAASQQLTKYLQQHLRDRGLGGCQTCLLSWVIETGGPIALDEYQKSQQEAAREKIDQVKEELASLGLQVTTDVRLGKSVVDLLELARMSNICAIAISSDKLGKYWRFALPSVAAEVLRRSFQPVLFFPTLEPDQQ from the coding sequence ATGTTTCAAAGCTGCTTAATTTGCACCGATTTTGAAGATGGACTCCACCGTCTCACCAAATTTGTTCCCAGTTTGGCTGCATGTGGGTTCAATCGCATTGTATTTATGCACAGCGTTCCCCTGCGCACCAAAACCATGATTCCCAAGCCGGATGAAAAACGTATGGACGAGGCGCGGGAAAGATTGCAGGTAGACCGGGAAAACATACCTGAAGGGGTCGAGGTCAGGAGTGAAGTGGTTTCCGGAGAACCAGTGGATTGCATTTTAAAAGTCGCTGCCGACCACGGCAGCCAACTGCTGATGGTCGGCGCTTCCAACCGCAGCATGCTCGCCGAAAGTCTGTTTGGCAGTACGACGGTGGAACTTTCCGATCGCGTGGAAATTCCCATTTTGACCGTACCCGAAGCGTTGGTATCGGCTTTGACCGACGAAGAGTTGGATCTGCGCTGCCGCCACTTGTACCGCCATTTGCTGCTTCCCTACAACGATAGCGCCGCCTCGCAACAACTGACCAAGTATTTGCAACAACACCTTCGCGATCGCGGTTTGGGGGGGTGCCAAACTTGCCTGTTGAGCTGGGTCATCGAAACCGGCGGACCAATTGCTTTGGATGAATATCAAAAATCCCAGCAAGAAGCCGCACGGGAAAAAATCGACCAGGTCAAAGAAGAGTTGGCGTCTTTAGGCTTGCAAGTGACCACCGATGTACGCCTGGGCAAATCCGTGGTGGATCTGCTAGAACTGGCACGCATGTCCAACATTTGCGCGATCGCCATTTCATCCGACAAACTAGGCAAATACTGGCGCTTTGCCCTCCCCAGCGTAGCAGCAGAAGTCCTGCGACGGAGCTTTCAGCCGGTACTGTTTTTCCCTACTTTAGAACCAGACCAGCAATAA
- a CDS encoding NblA/ycf18 family protein, whose translation MNQPIELSLEQQFNLWSFKSQVDKMSREQAQEFLVNLYEQMLVREATYKELLKHQWGIEDSGMNFQ comes from the coding sequence ATGAACCAACCGATCGAACTTTCCCTAGAGCAGCAGTTCAACCTATGGTCGTTTAAAAGCCAAGTGGACAAAATGAGTCGCGAACAGGCTCAAGAATTTTTGGTCAACCTCTACGAGCAAATGCTGGTTCGAGAGGCAACCTATAAAGAACTGCTGAAGCACCAGTGGGGCATTGAAGATTCTGGTATGAACTTCCAGTAA
- a CDS encoding PP2C family serine/threonine-protein phosphatase, with translation MTPEFAGRTDTGLVRSVNQDGYYMDPQGKFFIVADGMGGHASGDEASRLALEAFQSYFRENWDTPADTPTLIRQGFNAANQAILQVQQDNPEKADMGTTAVLVMVREEQWWWANLGDSRLYRWRQGQLQQLTRDHTLVARALATGSLSWEQAREHPLRHVLYKCLGREDLGENLEKVDVESFEVAVGDRLLLCSDGLTEEITDAELAECFQGEASCEKRAADAIELAKKRGGSDNITVIFISVPE, from the coding sequence ATGACACCAGAATTTGCTGGTCGCACGGATACGGGGCTTGTCCGTAGCGTTAACCAAGATGGTTACTATATGGATCCGCAAGGGAAATTTTTTATCGTGGCGGATGGCATGGGGGGTCATGCTAGTGGCGACGAAGCCAGCCGCTTGGCTCTAGAGGCATTTCAGTCCTATTTTAGGGAAAATTGGGACACGCCAGCGGATACGCCGACGTTGATTCGGCAAGGATTCAACGCTGCCAATCAAGCCATTTTGCAAGTACAGCAGGACAATCCCGAAAAAGCCGATATGGGCACCACGGCGGTTTTGGTGATGGTACGGGAGGAGCAGTGGTGGTGGGCCAATTTAGGAGATTCTCGCTTGTATCGCTGGCGTCAGGGGCAGCTACAACAGCTGACTCGGGACCATACCTTGGTGGCTAGGGCGCTGGCAACGGGGAGTTTGAGTTGGGAACAAGCGCGCGAGCATCCCCTGCGTCATGTTTTGTATAAGTGTTTGGGGCGCGAAGATTTGGGAGAAAATTTGGAGAAGGTGGATGTTGAGTCTTTTGAGGTGGCTGTCGGCGATCGCTTGTTGTTGTGTAGCGATGGCTTGACCGAAGAAATTACCGATGCGGAACTAGCTGAATGTTTCCAGGGAGAGGCTTCCTGTGAAAAACGAGCCGCCGATGCCATCGAACTGGCGAAAAAACGCGGCGGTAGCGATAATATCACCGTGATTTTTATTTCTGTTCCCGAATAG
- a CDS encoding AarF/ABC1/UbiB kinase family protein, whose amino-acid sequence MTLTKKPVASDRQSAADNQTYVTKTYRWNQPNYSKFNRRLHIWRFVFAFLVSLWWNNKNWTYLGGATEAKKARRRRRQAIWIRESLLDLGPTFIKLGQLFSTRSDLFPSDYVEELSKLQDRVPAFDFEQVETIVQEDFGKNISQLYRYFNPVPMAAASLGQVHKAQLRNGEEVVVKVQRPGLRQLFHIDLSIAKTVVQYFQNHPKWGQGRDWLGIYDECYRILYEEIDYINEGRNADTFRRNFRDQDWVQVPRVYWGYTSSRTLTLEYIPGIKISNYEALEASGLDRRRLAVLGADAYLRQLLNHGFFHADPHPGNIAVSPQGSLIFYDFGMMGRIRPDIREQMMELFFGIAEKNSDRVVAALIELGALTPTGDMGPVRRSIQYILDRMMEQTFEEQSVSAISDDLYEIAYDQPFRFPATFTFVMRAFSTLEGVGKGLDPDFNFMEVARPFAMQIMNDGTSSDNNSIFNELGRQAAQVSSTALGLPRRIDDTIEKLERGDLRLRVRSIETDRALRRLGDMQMVTSYSTLAGAFSISATVLLVAGQGWVMWLALPVAGGAGAMGINAIRVLKRIEKFDRMF is encoded by the coding sequence ATGACCCTCACGAAAAAGCCGGTTGCCAGCGATCGCCAATCGGCTGCTGACAACCAAACCTACGTCACCAAAACGTACCGTTGGAACCAACCCAACTACTCCAAATTCAACCGTCGCCTGCACATATGGCGATTCGTGTTTGCCTTTCTGGTTAGTTTGTGGTGGAACAACAAAAACTGGACCTACTTGGGAGGCGCTACCGAGGCCAAAAAAGCTCGAAGACGCCGTCGCCAAGCCATTTGGATCCGGGAAAGCTTGCTGGATTTAGGACCCACCTTCATCAAGCTCGGGCAGCTTTTTTCCACCCGTTCCGATCTCTTTCCCAGCGACTACGTAGAAGAACTCTCGAAGTTACAAGACCGGGTCCCTGCCTTTGACTTCGAGCAAGTAGAAACCATCGTCCAAGAAGACTTTGGCAAAAACATTTCCCAGCTCTATCGGTATTTCAACCCCGTTCCCATGGCCGCTGCCAGTTTGGGACAAGTACACAAAGCCCAACTGCGCAACGGTGAAGAAGTGGTGGTCAAAGTCCAGCGTCCGGGCTTGCGGCAGCTGTTTCACATTGACCTCAGCATTGCCAAAACCGTCGTCCAGTACTTCCAAAACCATCCCAAATGGGGCCAAGGTAGAGACTGGCTGGGCATTTACGATGAATGCTACCGCATCCTCTACGAAGAAATCGATTATATCAACGAAGGCCGCAACGCCGACACCTTCCGGCGCAACTTCCGCGACCAAGACTGGGTGCAAGTACCGCGGGTGTACTGGGGGTATACCTCCAGCCGTACCCTTACCTTGGAATACATCCCCGGTATTAAAATTAGCAACTACGAAGCCCTGGAAGCTTCCGGTCTCGATCGCCGGCGTCTGGCGGTTTTGGGAGCTGATGCTTACCTGCGCCAGTTGCTCAACCACGGCTTTTTCCACGCCGATCCCCATCCGGGCAACATTGCGGTCAGTCCCCAAGGATCGCTGATTTTCTACGATTTTGGCATGATGGGGCGCATCCGCCCGGACATCCGCGAGCAAATGATGGAGCTGTTTTTTGGGATTGCTGAGAAAAACAGCGATCGCGTGGTGGCAGCCCTCATCGAACTGGGTGCTTTAACCCCCACCGGCGATATGGGCCCGGTGCGTCGCTCCATCCAGTACATTTTAGACCGGATGATGGAGCAAACCTTTGAAGAACAGTCCGTCAGCGCCATCAGCGACGACCTGTACGAAATTGCTTACGACCAACCCTTCCGCTTTCCTGCCACTTTTACCTTTGTCATGCGGGCTTTTTCCACCCTAGAAGGCGTTGGAAAAGGTCTCGACCCGGATTTCAACTTCATGGAAGTGGCCAGACCTTTCGCCATGCAAATTATGAACGACGGAACTTCCAGCGATAACAACAGTATTTTTAACGAACTCGGCCGCCAAGCCGCCCAAGTCAGCAGTACCGCCTTGGGATTGCCCCGCCGCATTGACGATACCATCGAAAAACTGGAGCGGGGCGATTTGCGCTTGCGGGTCCGCTCCATCGAGACCGACCGCGCCTTGCGACGTTTGGGAGATATGCAGATGGTGACCAGCTATTCCACCCTTGCTGGTGCTTTCAGTATCTCTGCTACTGTTTTATTGGTGGCCGGTCAAGGTTGGGTGATGTGGTTGGCGCTGCCGGTGGCTGGCGGGGCTGGTGCCATGGGAATCAATGCCATCCGCGTTCTTAAGCGCATCGAGAAGTTCGATCGCATGTTTTAG
- a CDS encoding DUF6825 family protein: MNNPVLQAFFIGRALAESISEEVEKNITNLLSEVGKFDAEQRENLRQFADRVMERAHQEAETSLEGTTNGNILQSDGSSGDLQANIDELRAEMAQLRTELQNYRARRS; the protein is encoded by the coding sequence ATGAATAACCCCGTTTTACAAGCCTTCTTCATTGGTAGAGCTTTGGCAGAAAGCATCAGCGAAGAAGTGGAAAAAAACATCACCAACCTTCTCAGCGAGGTGGGGAAATTTGACGCCGAACAGCGGGAAAATCTGCGCCAGTTTGCCGATCGCGTCATGGAACGGGCCCACCAAGAAGCGGAAACGTCCCTAGAAGGAACCACCAACGGCAATATCTTGCAATCCGACGGTTCCAGCGGAGATCTGCAAGCCAATATTGACGAATTGCGCGCAGAAATGGCACAACTGCGTACGGAATTGCAAAACTATCGCGCTCGCAGAAGTTAG
- a CDS encoding carboxymuconolactone decarboxylase family protein, which translates to MAPATSYPERLQQIQSYMQKLMGGQGEVMQGFSTTHKATAKSGALDAKTKELIALAIAVAEKCDDCIAFHTHDALKAGASEAEIMDALGVAILMGGGPAVMHSTHVLQAMEEFQQQS; encoded by the coding sequence ATGGCACCAGCAACTTCCTATCCAGAACGGCTGCAACAAATTCAGTCCTACATGCAAAAACTAATGGGCGGTCAAGGGGAAGTCATGCAGGGCTTCTCCACCACCCACAAGGCCACTGCTAAAAGTGGTGCCCTCGATGCCAAAACCAAGGAACTCATTGCCCTGGCGATCGCCGTCGCGGAAAAATGCGACGACTGCATTGCCTTCCACACCCACGATGCCCTAAAAGCCGGGGCTTCGGAAGCAGAAATCATGGATGCGTTGGGGGTTGCCATTCTCATGGGTGGCGGACCGGCAGTGATGCATTCTACCCACGTTCTCCAAGCCATGGAAGAGTTCCAACAACAAAGCTAG
- a CDS encoding GerMN domain-containing protein — MKENLKKYLAAIAIASASCLASCQFPVSETPSSVPPTSSPTPDPAPASPSLPQTTPTPTPTPPTTAPPVAVTIYQMDNQCQTLVPQTIQVPQEQSLEATLQELLQPWNDGDFSLVGYRVQVDPQRQQATVDLRLAPNARRRFVSLSSCEQRALFGSLRQTMTHNPQWSIQKVEFTAGGDPIDL, encoded by the coding sequence ATGAAAGAAAATCTTAAAAAATATCTAGCCGCGATCGCGATCGCCAGTGCCTCCTGTTTGGCCAGCTGTCAGTTTCCCGTCTCCGAGACCCCCTCTTCCGTTCCCCCGACTTCTTCCCCCACACCAGACCCTGCCCCAGCTTCCCCTTCTCTGCCCCAAACGACCCCCACGCCTACTCCCACGCCACCTACCACTGCACCGCCGGTGGCCGTTACCATTTACCAAATGGACAACCAATGCCAAACTTTGGTTCCCCAAACCATCCAGGTTCCCCAAGAGCAATCCTTAGAAGCCACCCTGCAAGAACTCTTACAACCTTGGAACGACGGCGATTTTTCCTTGGTCGGCTATCGGGTACAAGTGGACCCACAACGCCAGCAAGCCACCGTCGATCTGCGCCTAGCTCCCAATGCCAGACGGCGGTTTGTTTCCCTCTCCAGCTGCGAACAGCGGGCTTTGTTCGGCAGTTTGCGCCAAACCATGACCCACAATCCCCAATGGTCTATCCAAAAGGTGGAATTTACGGCCGGTGGCGACCCCATCGATCTGTAG
- a CDS encoding aspartate carbamoyltransferase catalytic subunit: MVTDWNRLHILSLADFQPAEYDAVLQTAASFRDVLSRQVKKVPTLQGQVVTTMFFEPSTRTRSSFELAAKRLSADTMNFSPGTSSLSKGETIFDTAKTYWAMGSDIMVVRHGEAGVPHAIAAEMERLGAPVRVLNAGDGQHEHPSQALLDLFTICSLLDEDRPHIASLAGKKIAIVGDILHSRVARSNIWSLTAAGADVYLAAPPTLLPPEFAHLAGDRLLVGWQLEPALEKADFVMTLRLQKERMEQHLLPSLREYHQQFGLTRERLQLCQPHVKVLHPGPVNRGVEISSELMDDPDFSLISQQVTSGVAVRMALLYLIGGGKGNS; the protein is encoded by the coding sequence ATCGTGACGGATTGGAATCGCCTGCACATTCTCTCCCTCGCTGACTTTCAACCGGCAGAATACGATGCTGTCTTGCAAACGGCGGCTAGTTTTCGGGATGTTCTCTCGCGCCAGGTAAAAAAAGTGCCCACGCTGCAAGGGCAAGTGGTCACCACTATGTTTTTCGAGCCTTCCACCCGGACTCGCAGCAGTTTCGAGCTAGCTGCCAAACGGCTGTCGGCAGATACCATGAATTTTTCCCCGGGAACCTCTTCTTTAAGCAAAGGAGAAACCATTTTTGATACGGCGAAAACCTATTGGGCTATGGGCAGCGATATTATGGTGGTACGCCACGGCGAAGCTGGGGTTCCCCACGCGATCGCGGCAGAAATGGAACGCTTGGGGGCACCGGTGCGGGTGTTGAACGCCGGCGACGGGCAGCACGAACATCCCTCGCAAGCGTTGTTGGATTTGTTTACCATTTGTTCGCTGCTCGATGAAGACCGCCCCCACATTGCTAGTTTGGCAGGGAAAAAAATTGCCATTGTGGGGGATATTTTGCACTCCCGGGTGGCACGTTCAAATATTTGGAGTTTGACTGCAGCAGGTGCTGATGTTTATCTAGCAGCTCCTCCTACTTTATTGCCGCCGGAATTTGCGCACCTGGCGGGCGATCGCTTGTTGGTGGGCTGGCAGTTGGAACCGGCTTTGGAAAAGGCCGATTTTGTCATGACCCTGCGGCTGCAAAAAGAACGCATGGAACAGCATTTACTCCCGAGCCTGCGGGAATACCACCAGCAGTTTGGTTTGACCCGCGAGCGCTTGCAGCTGTGCCAGCCCCATGTCAAAGTCCTGCATCCAGGACCGGTTAACCGCGGTGTGGAAATCAGCTCCGAGTTGATGGATGACCCGGATTTTAGCTTGATTTCCCAGCAAGTAACCAGCGGTGTTGCTGTACGCATGGCCTTGCTATATTTGATCGGTGGTGGGAAAGGAAATTCGTAG